A section of the Acropora muricata isolate sample 2 chromosome 4, ASM3666990v1, whole genome shotgun sequence genome encodes:
- the LOC136914110 gene encoding SIN3-HDAC complex-associated factor-like, whose amino-acid sequence MFASHRPRVFRSRLGCCICGAKSSSSRFTSSTKYELLFSGCFLLSEERQGEICNACVLLVKRWKKLPPGSSKNWKHVVDSKATVKKTTKPRRSSRTLSLENEKDVTTLSNGRSTSGRSNSSRDEEELETDSGGLSPTLMCASPSPSASDVSDEFPTGSIASHSVKRVSTASQTSFLFPSLTSSANNKLPFIDLSTWRREEICCGTIFRGPYGEVLVDPKLLNSMCTCSSSARPPVTVGQVKSAT is encoded by the exons ATGTTTGCCTCCCATCGCCCTCGCGTTTTCCGATCGCGCCTTGGTTGTTGTATCTGCGGGGCCAAGTCCTCCAGTTCGCGATTCACGTCTTCGACCAAGTACGAATTATTGTTTAGCGGCTGTTTTCTGTTGAGTGAGGAAAGGCAAGGTGAGATCTGTAATGCTTGTGTTCTTCTCGTCAAACGATGGAAGAAACTTCCGCCTGGAAGCTCAAAGAACTGGAAGCAT GTCGTAGATAGCAAAGCGACTGTtaagaaaaccacaaaacccAGAAGAAGTTCAAGAACATTGAGCCTGGAGAACGAAAAGGATGTTACTACACTGTCAAATGGGAGATCAACAAGTGGGAGAAGTAATAGTTCTCGAG ATGAGGAGGAACTTGAAACAGACAGTGGTGGTCTATCTCCGACCCTGATGTGTGCATCACCCAGTCCCAGTGCAAGTGATGTCTCTGATGAATTTCCCACAGGGTCCATAGCATCACATTCAGTTAAAAGAGTTTCCACAGCCTCACAGACATCATTTCTGTTTCCTTCTCTTACTTCTTCTGCAAATAACAAACTCCCTTTCATTGATCTGTCGACATGGCGTCGTGAGGAAATCTGCTGTGGCACGATATTCAGGGGACCTTATGGTGAAGTTCTTGTGGACCCCAAACTTTTGAACTCCATGTGCACTTGTTCTTCTAGTGCACGTCCCCCTGTGACAGTTGGCCAAGTGAAAAGTGCAACTTAG
- the LOC136914104 gene encoding G-protein coupled receptor 83-like gives MESAINQSTLISATEISQSYSLNGQENNQSTAFTEQSELLSESVLETAFTVIAGSAFTFNLMFCLVLFKKREMLRKPHNMLLFNLAITDLLTGILLVVTPGYVSREPLFPVSSGPGGHIFCSLLANRYLLFTVAKVSILLVTCLAVERWYCVMRPVEYNIKFDRKHLLIYILLSWVTTCALQSHKFLEMKSGDYECVTVDVPYSREGAQAFIAIYSFIVFVSPCIVTWLTFAQIRCHPTGVARPSGESARREKQQKLVLRMCAITAVVITICWFPAQLSYSLTPFGITRVSGAFHKTCNVVAFCNSCINPFIYWYYHREYRKELAKLCHACKFLCYKDETVNQHVSQHVFGQDTLYREHEGHFCQVAIDEMLNRSLPKNHQVTLSTTDDA, from the exons ATGGAATCTgcaatcaaccaatcaacgtTGATATCAGCCACTGAAATAAGCCAATCATATAGCTTGAATGGACAAGAAAACAACCAATCAACTGCATTTACCGAACAAAGCGAGTTGCTATCAGAGAGTGTGCTTGAAACCGCTTTCACCGTCATCGCTGGCTCAGCCTTCACGTTCAACCTCATGTTTTGTCTCGTATTATTCAAGAAACGTGAAATGTTACGAAAGCCTCATAATATGCTGCTGTTTAACCTGGCAATAACTGATTTGCTTACAG GGATTTTATTGGTTGTTACACCAGGCTACGTCTCAAGAGAGCCTCTTTTTCCAGTATCTTCGGGACCTGGAGGTCACATATTTTGTTCACTGCTAGCCAATAGATATCTCCTGTTCACAGTAGCTAAAGTATCCATTCTGCTAGTCACGTGTCTTGCTGTGGAACGCTGGTATTGCGTAATGAGGCCAGTGGAATACAATATAAAATTTGACAGAAAACACCTTCTTATCTACATCCTGTTGTCTTGGGTCACAACGTGTGCTTTGCAAAGCCACAAATTCTTGGAAATGAAATCGGGCGACTACGAGTGCGTGACCGTCGATGTTCCTTATAGTAGGGAAGGCGCGCAGGCGTTTATTGCGATCTACAGCTTCATTGTATTCGTGAGCCCGTGCATCGTGACATGGCTTACTTTTGCCCAAATAAGATGTCATCCCACTGGAGTCGCGAGACCCTCGGGCGAAAGTGCGCGTCGGGAAAAACAGCAAAAGCTGGTGCTGCGCATGTGCGCCATAACAGCGGTTGTCATCACAATTTGTTGGTTCCCAGCACAGCTCAGTTATAGCTTAACACCGTTTGGAATCACTCGAGTAAGTGGTGCATTTCACAAGACATGCAATGTCGTTGCTTTTTGTAACTCGTGTATCAATCCCTTCATATATTGGTATTACCACAGAGAATACAGAAAAGAACTTGCAAAGCTTTGTCATGCGTGCAAATTTCTCTGCTATAAAGACGAAACGGTTAATCAACACGTTAGCCAACACGTCTTTGGTCAAGATACACTGTACCGGGAACATGAAGGCCACTTTTGCCAAGTAGCCATAGATGAAATGCTCAACCGCTCGCTTCCCAAAAACCACCAAGTTACACTGTCAACAACAGACGATGCATag